A single region of the Mustela lutreola isolate mMusLut2 chromosome 2, mMusLut2.pri, whole genome shotgun sequence genome encodes:
- the LOC131823072 gene encoding LOW QUALITY PROTEIN: uncharacterized protein LOC131823072 (The sequence of the model RefSeq protein was modified relative to this genomic sequence to represent the inferred CDS: deleted 2 bases in 1 codon) — FSLVCVCVCTVGTRAASGCACPWQRCTWGVGGEFGGTFRLRRFHWSGRWAGGRAGAARALSRRGDESSSRGAEGPARGQRTLRRASRSAGTQGPGRTWCLVRPAAASRRRPGLRRPQALPGRPLPHGSYSSSFHRTLFLLLSESSNFEKMSFCQIRRDSLWSFLRSVRTQSAPRGRAQPVAGPSGHTRLWLELGPPTPRESRRSRDPAPRMPETLQGPRRPLAPSQDALAASAPPAPRMELLGAGALCAQPLFPQTATQGSPDPPPPTFAVKETRGKGLGWGPEVGSPLPRVLSSDAGSASLPFPVASSVRQTLSTPGGALPPRLPQTSASLVKSPELAGKARELCRGNRHDSSPSALILS, encoded by the exons TTCTCTctagtgtgcgtgtgtgtctgcaCTGTAGGTACCAGAGCGGCTTCCGGGTGTGCGTGTCCGTGGCAGCGCTGcacgtggggggtggggggtgagttcGGCGGGACTTTTAGGTTAAGACGTTTCCACTGGTCTGGTCGTTGGGCCGGAGGCCGAGCTGGAGCAGCACGGGCCCTCTCCAGGCGAGGGGATGAGTCGTCCTCCCGGGGCGCGGAGGGCCCTGCGCGGGGCCAGCGAACACTACGACGAGCCAGCAGGTCCGCGGGCACCCAGGGGCCTGGGCGCACTTGGTGCCTGGTCAGACCGGCCGCCGCCTCCAGGCGCCGACCTGGGCTCCGCCGGCCGCAGGCCCTGCccggccgccccctcccccacggcTCGTACTCTTCCTCCTTCCATAGGacccttttccttctgctgtcgGAGTCTTCGAACTTTGAAAAAATGAGCTTTTGCCAAATAAGACGGGATAGTTTGTGGAGTTTTTTGAGGAGTGTCAGGACTCAGAGC GCCCCTCGTGGCCGGGCCCAGCCAGTGGCAGGCCCTTCTGGGCACACACGGCTCTGGCTTGAGCTCGGCCCTCCCACTCCCCGCGAGTCACGCCGGTCCAGAGACCCAGCTCCTCGCATGCCTGAGACTCTCCAAGGGCCGCGTCGGCCCCTCGCTCCCAGCCAGGATGCCCTTGCGGCGtcagccccccccgcccccaggatgGAGCTCCTCGGGGCAGGGGCCCTGTGTGCTCAGCCTCTATTCCCCCAGACTGCGACTCAAGGCTCCCCCGACCCCCCGCCCCCGACTTTTGCCGTGAAGGAGACCAGGGGCAAGGGACTGGGGTGGGGCCCAGAGGtgggctcccccctcccccgagtTCTGAGCTCCGATGCGGGGAGTGCCAGCCTCCCCTTCCCTGTGGCTTCGTCTGTGAGGCAGACCCTAAGCACTCCTGGGGGAGCCCTGCCTCCAAGACTCCCCCAGACTTCAGCCTCCCTGGTGAAGTCCCCAGAACTCGCTGGGAAGGCCCGGGAGCTTTGCAGAGGAAACCGCCATGACTCCTCGCCGTCTGCTCTGATTCTCTCCTGA